CTTGATGGCTTTGCCGGTAAGGTCTGAATACCACACGGTTCTGAACTCACGTCCATCTTCCAGGGAAAAGCCTTGAAAGTGTTTCGGCTCCATCTTTTGCTTCATCTTCCCTTTCATTTTCCCTGTGCTCTTGTACTTTTCAAAGTCCTTTGGTTCCATATAGGTAATCCCCTGCTGGAATCGCTGTGGGTATTCAAAGTCTATTTCGATATAGACCTCCTGGGTTTTTCCTTTTTTAAAGTGTAGTGTGCCCTTGTGGTAATTGTTCTGGGCGTGGGCGCTTAGAATAAATAAAAAGGCCATTGTGCCTATTAAAAAGCGGAATTTTTTCATGGTGGGGTTTTTTGATACTTGTTACAATAAGACAAGAACGAGTGCCGCTCTTAATTATTGCTTTTCAGGCGCTTAACCCCAATTAAGCCGAAGATGAGTTTACGACTTCCCCAGTTTGCGAAGAGCCACCCATTGTTTCAGCATATCCCGGGAATCACAGGCCGGATAACCCACCACTGTTTTACCGGGGCCCACATCGTTCATGACCCCGGATCCTGCCCCTACCGTGGCTCCGGAATGGATGGTGGTATGGTCCTTAATGGAAGCACTGCCTCCTATCACCACCCCATCGCCCAGCGTCACAGAGCCTGCCAGGCCACTGTTCCCGGCCATAATACAAAACCTGCCCAGCACAGAATTATGGCCGATTTGCACCAGATTGTCAATCTTACAGCCATCTCCCAATACCGTAGCACTAAATTTACCGCGGTCTACACAGGAATTCGCCCCGATCTCCACATGGTTTCCGATTACAACATGACCTATATGCGGAATTTTTGTCAGCCCTTGCTCACTGGGTCGGTACCCAAAACCATCGGCACCTATGCTCACATTGGCATGGAAAATACAATGCTTCCCTATTTCACTTCTCTCCCGGATCACCGTTCCGGACCATACAGTGGTGTGGTCTCCGATGCTGGTATGGTCAAATACCGATACATTGGGATAGAGCGTTACCCCTTCTCCGAGGATCACTCCTTTACCTACGTAAGTATTGGCGCCTATGCGGCAGCCTTTACCAACTCGGGCCGACTCATCAATCACTGCGGTTGGATGGATGTCAGTTTCAAAATGGGGTGAGTCCGGCAAATAGACCTCCAAAACCTGGGCCATCGCCAGATCGGGATTTTTTACTTTTATAAAGGCTTTCCCTGCTCCGGGATCAATTTTTATGCCTTCATAAACGATGGCCACACTGGCCTCGGAGGTATCCCATTTTTTACTAAACTTAAGGTTTCCGATAAAGGTCAGCTCCCCTACTCCGGCTTTATCTATCCGTTCAAGTCCGGTGATGGTGCCTGTGTACTCGCCTACTACTTCTCCGTTGACAAGCGTATTGATCTCTTTAACCGTAAGTTGTTGCATGGGTTTCTTTTTTTTAAATGTACTACTATTTTGGTTAGTCGGCATTCGTGCAAAGACAGCACCGATGGCAGCCGCAGTCCTTATTTTCGGAACCTGCCGAGTAAAACTAATTTTTTCTTGGTGTTGATAAAATAGACCCCTGTCAGTAAAATAAAGGCCGCTATGATCGACTGGGTCGTAATGGGTTCCGCGAGAAAATAAGCCCCGAGAATCATGGCCACTATAGGGTTCACATAGGTGTTAGTTGCTACTTTCTCGGGAGATACTTTTTTGAGCAAAAAATTAAAAGAGGTGAAGGCAACAATGCTCCCAAAAATAATCAGAAGCAGCATGGCCCAATGGGTTGAAGGCTGCCAGTTTAGAGGATTGCTCCACCCTTCCCCAAAAGCAAGGCTCATCAGGCCAAGCATAATTCCCCCAGTAAACATCTGGTATCCGGTATTTACAAAATAATTCCTGGGAAAATCAGCGCCTTGTACAAAAAGACTTCCGTAAGCCCAGGCGAGCATGGCAAGAAAAATAAGGCCTATGCCAAGCCAGGCATTTTCCTGTTCAATGACGATATCCTGGTTGATTAACAAGTAGATCCCAATAATGCCTAATCCCACCCCCACCAGTGACATGGGTTGTATTTTTTTGCCCTGCAGTATCCACATCATCAAAAGGACGATTAGCGGCTGGGCTGATATTTCAAGGGCTGCGAAATTACTATCGACGTATTTCAGGGCCCAGACCACTACCCCATTCCCAAAGCTTAAAAAAAGGAATCCGGCAAGTGCGGTATTCTTCAATTGATTTAATGAGATCCTCAGCGACTTTCCCATCAGGGCCGCAATGATAAAAACGAGAATACTGGCCGTAAAAAAACGAATGCCTGCGAGTAAAAAAGGAGGTAATTCGGAGACTGCTATTTTGTTCAGCAGGTAGGTAGAGCCCCAAATCACATAGATGGCAAAGAAGGCTGCAATGATTAAAGGAAATTGCTTTTTTGTTTCCATACTCCGCGCTTTTTAGCGCTTACAATAGTACTATTTTTTTGTCTCCGGACTGCAGTTACAACCGACTATTGTTTGTTCCAGGTATAGCGGCGGTCAGGAATCCACTTCCCATTTATTCCTTTGAGTGAGCATAGTAAAAATAAAATCAATGTGATACTAATGACATCCCGGCTTAATCATCAAGGAGAGGAACAGCATCTCCATCATAGCGGATGGAGGACCGATGGGTGCTATTTACATTTATACTCGCCTTCCCGCTTGGAAACAGGGTCACATAAAATTGGAGGGTTTCTATTTCATCCTTCAATGAAAATTTTATGCGATAGGCATTCTTTTTCTCCTCTTTTTCTACTTGATATTCCATGGCTTCCCCTTTAACTTTTATGCCCACATCACTATTGGCATACCTCCCACCGATCTGTCGTTCTCCAAAATAAGGCAATGATACGTCAATACTATCTCCCTTTATCCTCAGGTAATTCGAATTTCCCATCAGGTCGATCCTGTTGGCATTGCTGCCGGGCAACAGCAATCCGGAATTAGCGACGCTGGTAATGCCCTGTGTCATCAAGGGAAAGGCCCAATCAGCTTCGATCTCGACAGACCTGCTTGTCACCAGATTATTAAGAGCCTTTAAAGACGATTCTGAAGCACTTTTATCGGCTACAGAACCACAACTAAAAACTAAAGTAATAATAAATATAAAACAGCATATATTTCTATAAATCAACATATTATATTTTATTTATAGATATTTTCTTTTTAATAGTAGCAAGAATCCCCACCAGGACTCCAATACCAAAACTGCCGAGGATAACAAGTACCTTAGACATCGCTATTTTCCAAATTAAAAAATTTACTTCCGTCACTTCGGCGTTCTGAACGGAAAAAATAACGATCAGGATAACAAAAACAATAAGGATGAAGGACTTAAACTTCATGAACTTTTAATTTTTACGGCGGCTACCTTTTAATAATTTTAGATTTGTCGGTAAACCCTTTGATTTCCACATTGGGGTTGCCGTACACATATACATTACTGCTCCCCTGTGCATATACTTCCAGATTCTTTGAGGCATTTACGTAAACATCCGCACTGTTGGAAGTATAAAGGTCTGCTGAACTCACTTGCATTTTGCGAGCATCAAGCGTGGAAGATTTCTTAAGGTTAAAAGCGGCGTAGTCAGCTTCTCCATCCAACTTCAGATCTGCAGAATTATTTACGGTTACCCTTACATTTTTAGTTTCCAGATTTGCTTTTAAATCGGTGCGGTCGTTCATAATGATAGTGGTATTCTCAGAAATGATATCGAGCTTACCCCCTGCGTTTCTGTGTAAGGTCACAGTAACATCATCTGCCTCAATGCCAAGTTCAAACTGGCTCGAGTTGTAGCCCACCAGGTAAAACCGACTCGCTCTTATGGGGTCCTTTGAGATCACCCTGGCGTCATTCTTAAGCATTAGGTGCTCCAGATAAGTTACGTTCAGATAAATATCTAATTTCTTTTTGCTGGTGATATTGTGCGTGGTATACACCCTTAGTACGCTATCGACAACGAAAAACTGGACGATATCGGCCAGATTGGAGTCGAGGTCCATAATAAAGCCATTCTTTGTTCCCGCATTGAGATTTACCTCAAGTCCGTCATCAATCTCCACCGCATTAAAAGTCCCTAGTATCTCCCTGCTCACCTGAATGACTTCTTTGTTCCCCTGAATCTTGGGTTTCTTTTGGGCTACCAGAACGACCTGAGCTGAGAAAAACAACAAAATTATGGCTACTGTATTTATCTTCATTTTATTTTTCATCTACTATAATATACACATTTATTTACACATTTAAATTTGAGGTAACCTCCGGAACTTCTATGCATCAGGATAAGCGGAAGACTCAAATTTCTGAACCCCCTTCAGGTCTTCCACCCAGTTCCAGGAAGTATACAGAGTTACTGTAACTGTCCCAGATTCGGGGTCGTACCCTGAAGCTTCCATTTGCCAGATGATATGCTCAGCTTCCGGAAAGGCATTCCCTTCCAGACTTTCGTCAAAGAGTCGGTTCATGATGGTATTCTCATCCATCCCGTCGTTTAGTATTCTGCAGAGTAAGGCGGCTGTTGGCCGACTAAGATCGGATTTGGATTCCGGATTGGCAGGAGTGATTTTAAGGACCACTTTTGCGATGTCCGGCGCAGGGAAATTTCTGGGAAAAGACCAGAATAATATACATCCTACATGAAAGAGCTCTTCGTGCAGGGCGATATCCGAATACTCCACCCACAACGGATCTTCCTGCATCTCATTTCCCAGGTTTTTGCGTTGTCCACTTTTGAGTTTATCTCCCAACCGGAATTCCAATACTTTTTCCACGGCTTCTTCCTTCTCAAAATCAGAAAGCGCCATACAGGCCATCTCTTTTAATTCATTCTCAGCGATCTCTTCCACGCCTTCGTATTCCAGATGCTTTAAAAGCTCCCTGAAATGATGGGTTGTCCAGGCGCCGGGTATTTCCTGAACAGCCTTTAACTGGAGTATTTCAACACTATAATTGGTCTTTGGCATAGGCGTGTGATTCTAAATAGTTCAGCTGTCTTAATATAGGAGTTGAACCTGTGTAATAACACCTCAAATGTAATTTGTTTTTTTAATAGTCAGACCTAAAATAACTCATGCCTGATGGCATTTTTTGTTATAAAAATTATCCCGCTACTCTCTATGATCGCGAATAATACCTATATTTCTACTGAGAAGTTGATCGAGAAAAACCAAGAATGGATACCAACCCTTCACAACTAAAGAAATTCGGCACTTTCGGAGGTGTATTTACCCCTACCCTTCTTACGATCCTCGGGGTAATCATGTATTTAAGGCTTGGGTGGGTAATTGGCAACGCCGGCCTGCTGGGCGCCTGGCTTATCATCCTGATATCTTTTGCCATTACCCTCTGTACTGCCCTTTCCATGTCGGCCATTACCACCAACATCCGAATCGGGGCGGGAGGAGCATATGCCATAGTATCTCAGGCTCTCGGACTTGAAGTTGGTGGAAGTCTGGGGATTCCTCGTTACGTCTCCCAGGGTCTTGCCGTAACCATGTACATCTTCGGTTTTCGAGAAGGTTGGCTGGGTATATTTCCAGACCACAATCCCTTCCTTGTAGACGTCCTGGTTTTTGCTATCCTTTTTGGGATCGCCTATGTAAGTGCCAACCTGGCCATCAAAACACAATACATCATTATGGGAATCATAGTGCTTTCCTTTATTTCAATTATTTGGGCGGCCTATGAGGGATCCATGTTCCAAACCAATGAAGAGGTCCTCCGTTTTGGTTCTTTTCAGGGATCAGCAGAGAATGATTTTAGCGGAAGTGATTTTTGGATTGTTTTTGCCGTTTTTTTTCCGGCTGCCACTGGTATAATGGCCGGTGCTAACATGTCCGGGGAACTAAAAAACCCTAAAAAAAGTATTCCGGTGGGTACTTTGTGGGCCATTGGGGTAAGCTTTGTGATTTACATGGCTTTGGCCTATTGGCTGGCAAGAAGCGCCAGTGAAGCCGAACTGGTTTCAGATTATTACGTAATAGTTGAAAAAGCAGCCTTCGGCCCATTGATCCTCGCGGGAATCCTCGGTGCCACATTTTCTTCTGCCCTGGCATCCATTGTGGGTTCTTCAAGGATCTTATTTGCCATGGGCGAACACAAGGTCCTGCCCTACTCCAAGTTTATCGCGGGACAAAGTGCCAATGGCCAGCCCAGGAATGCCATGATCATTACCGGCATCCTCATCTTTGCCACCATGTTACTGCGCAATTTAAACGCTGTGGCCCCTTTGGTTACCCTTTTCTTTTTAATCACCTATGCCATGATCAATATTGTGGTCATTATTGAACAAAATCTTGGGCTTATCAGTTACCGGCCTGTTTTCAAGATCCATCGATGGGTTCCATGGATAGGTTTGATTACTTCTGTTTTTGCCATGTTTATCATCAATCCCTCAGTGAGCCTTCTCTCGGTATTGATCGTATTTATAGTCTACTGGTATCTGTCTCGTCAAAACCTGGAAACGCCTTTTGAAGATGTGAGATCAGGCCTTTTCGTCTCCTTTGCAGAGTGGGCCGCGAAACATACCTGGGGGATGAAAAAAATGCAGCAGCGGGCATGGAAACCCAACCTAATGGTCCCGGTACGAGATATCAATGGAGTTAAAGGTATTTTTGAATTTCTCAGGAATATTGCCAAACCCACGGGCTCCATAAAATTATTGGGAATTGAACCCTATTCTGAAAAAAGTACCCTGGCCAGGCAGCTGGCACACCTTTCCGAATCATTTATAGGTAAAGGAGTGTTCTCATCCTGGACGGTCATCCACACGGCAGAATTTACAAAAGGGATCAACTACGCGAGTCAGGCATTGCAAGGAGCCTTTTTTAGGCCCAATGTTATTTTTCTCAACTTACAGGAACACGACGATTATGAAAAAGAAGTAAGGCCCATCATCAAAGAATCTATTCGACTTGAAACGGGGGTATTGCTTTACGTAGCCCACCCAACAGCTCTGTTGGGCGAACGAAATATGATCAATGTCTGGCTCAGTGACCGCCAAAACAACTGGAGTTTAGGCTGGGATATTGGCAACCTCGATCTTTCGCTGCTGATTGCCTACAAACTCAAAACCAACTGGAATGCGCGGATACGATTGATCACGGTGATCAGCGATCCCAAGGAGGAAGAGAATGCGAGAAACTTTCTGAATTCCCTGATCAATCTGGCCCGACTACCGCTGACCATAACAGAGGTTTTTGTCGGCGACTTTAAAAATATCGCAGAGAACGCCCCATCCGCTGATTTGAATATTTTTGGTATGGAGGAAAACCTGAGTTTCCACTTCGTAAAAGAAATGGTGTATAAGACCAATAGCTCCTGCCTCTTTGTAAAAGACTCAGGACATGAAAGTATTTTGGCCTAGATCCGGGTAGAGTATTCTTATAAGATTTTATTTAACTATTTTCCTCAGACCATCGCCTTTGCAGGCACTATATTTTGGTTTACCCTAAAAAGGTTTCCGCTGTCGTATTTTGCCTTGATTTTTTGTAAGCGATCGTAGTTATGTTTATAACTGGCTTTTACCCTGGCCTGCCCTTCGTCATTCATCATAAAATTTGAATACGCCCCTCCTGAGGAATGGGGATGCAATCCTTCCCAATAATCCTTGCACCATTTAGTGATCTTTTCTGCATTCCTGGGGTCGGGATCCACTCCAACTATAACCCCTGAATATTTAGCGTCCCTGTATGCCCAGGGCGTATCTTCTGCCCCTACTCTTGCAGCGGCTCCTGTGATTGGGTAAAGGTGCATTTGTGAAAGGGGTGTCGGTATTTGCGAGCTAAATTTTAAATGCTGGGCGCCCATATCTCCATTAAGGTCATGGAAAAAATCCCCCTCCAATACCACTGATGCCCGGGAGGCAATAAGCCATCAAACATGGTTTGTATTGCCGGATATGGCATTTCTCCCACATGCTGAAATATTGGGTTCATTTCTGTAATGGGTTTAAAAATTTCTTCCGCTTTTGAGGCATCCCCAGTATAGCACCAAACTACCCCGCAGAATTTTTTTAGGTGCAAGGATTCCGGAAACGGAGGTCCGGGAATAACCATTGTAGCAAAAAATCCATTCAGGTCTTCAGGTGCCGATTCAATAAACGATTGGTACCAGGCCATAATTTCCGGGGTTTTTTCAACAGGCCAGAGTGTTGGTCCACCATATACGGTTTTAAGCGGATGTGCCTGAAACTTGAACGAGGTAACTACTCCGAAGTTTCCCCCTCCGCCACGGATAGCCCAATATAAATCCTGATACTGATCTTTATTTACTGTGACAAAAGATCCATCGGCCAAAACCATATCTGCTTCCAAAAGATTATCGATGGTAAGTCCGAATTTACGGGATAAATGACCTACGCCACCCCCGAGGGTTAATCCGCCTACTCCCGTTGTGGAAATAATCCCGGCAGGTACAGCCAGGCCAAATGGATGGGTAGCGTGATCTACTTCTCCCCATAGGTTTCCACCCCCACACGAACCGTGTTATCAGAAGTATCCACTCGGACAAATTTGATCCCGGAAAGGTCAATGACCAGGCCATCGTTACACAAACCCAATCCACCCCCGTTATGGCCTCCTCCCCGGACGGCGAGTAAAATGTCATTTTCCCTGGCAAAATTGACGGAGGCAATTACATCCGCTACATCAACACACATCACGAACATACCCGGGGACTTCTTAATCATCCCATTGTAAATTTTACAGGTTTCTTCGTACTCTTTATCTGAGGGGAATATAGTCCTGCCCCTTAGTTTTGCAGAAAATTCTGAAATTCTGTCTTCTTTGAGGTTTTTAATCGTATTGCTCATTGCTATTTGGTTTGGTTATAATCAAAACTACGTTAATACCGTTCCCGGGGCCTCCATTATTCAATCAAAAACTTGCATTTTTCATGCAAATTGAAAAAATATCAGGGCAGGTTTATACTAATTGGGCGTATTTAGAAGGTAAGATCCCGTATTTGTCACGGAAGCATTTCGCAAAATATCCGGCACTGTTAAAGCCCGTTTCAAAGGCAATTTCAGAGATGTTGCCCTGTTGCTTGTGTATCAGTTCCAGAGCTTTGTGTAGTCGGTACTCCCTCATAAAGACACTTGGAGCTTTACCACTTAATTTCTTAAGCTTTCGATAAATCTGGGAGACGCTGTTTCCCAAGGCTCTGCTCATCTCTGTGAGGTTAAACCTGGAAGAGTTCCAGTGTAATTCACAAAATTCGACTAATCGAAGTAAAAATTGCTCTTCCCTTGGTTTGAGAACTCTTATGGAATTAGTGTCAATTACAGCGTTCCTATTCTCATTTTCGTATATGGCTTTGACGGAAGAGGTAATGATGATTTCATCCTTCATCAGTTCACACATTTGTGTGGCCAGGAACACGGCTTCAGAAAAAATCCCTTCCTTATCAGTTACGGGCATACCGGGGCAAATTCCGATCTTTAACCTTTTGTGTTCTGAATCAATTTTAGGATAGCTGTATTTGAATTTTGTCTGGATCTTTAACGCGCATAGTACAGCGTTGGATACAGATCTGAAGGACACGAGATAGGATTTATCATTTTCCCTAACGATACTTCCTTCGTGTTTTTCGAACGCTTTTGTCGCGCTTTGATGGAATTTTTGGGTAAAAATTGAAAGCTGTTTGCCTTCGAGTCTGTTGATAAAATTGGATGCCTCCAAAACCATGATCACCCGAAAAGCAGGGTCGTCAATGATCAGAAGGTCATCATTTTCCCCTTTTTTAGGATCTTCGATTCGCCCCAGAAAAGACTCAACAAGATGTTCATCCACCTCAATAATCTGGTGGGGAAATTCACCATGGGCGTGGTTGTGCATTTCCTGAATGGCTTCTTTGTTTGGTGCTTCAATTAAGCAGAAGGCAGTATGCCTCTCACTATCACACCAATAGGTCATCCCTTTACATCCATACAAATGCTGAACCTTGAGGTCTTCCTGATGCATTTTAGCTACATGCTCCGGCTTGATCTCATCGGGAATATCATGACGATCCATATAAATGGGCATACGCAACTAATTTTCTTTAAGATAGCGAATTCTGTTGATCTTGTCTTATCAAAACTCCTTTAACCTTTATATTCATCCCTCTCCATTCCACTTAAAACAGCAGGCCTGTTTTCCTTCCGTTTACCACTTACGTAATACAGTTTCATTGTACCCTTGTTTCTCACCTCAAACTCTCCCCGGTACTCACAGTCAAATTCGCCCCTGATCAGTTGGTAGGTAGAATCGCTGATCGTGATTTTACCCCCCTCAGACATTCGTTCCATTCTGGCAGCCACATTTACAGTGTCCCCCATATGTCATAGGAGAACTTATCGTGGCCTACTACCCCGGCAACTACAGGACCTGTATTTATCCCAACCCTCATATCAAAAACAGGTGTTCCCTTCTTTTGTTTTGTTTTCATTTCCTCAACAAAGGCAATACATTCAAATGCCGCATTCACCATTCTGTTAGCGTGATCTTCCAGCGGTTCAGGCAAACCACCGGCACACATGTACGAATCCCCTATGGTCTTAATTTTTTCAAGTCCGTATTTTTCTATGATGTCATCAAAGGCATTAAAAT
This DNA window, taken from Muriicola soli, encodes the following:
- the lpxD gene encoding UDP-3-O-(3-hydroxymyristoyl)glucosamine N-acyltransferase — encoded protein: MQQLTVKEINTLVNGEVVGEYTGTITGLERIDKAGVGELTFIGNLKFSKKWDTSEASVAIVYEGIKIDPGAGKAFIKVKNPDLAMAQVLEVYLPDSPHFETDIHPTAVIDESARVGKGCRIGANTYVGKGVILGEGVTLYPNVSVFDHTSIGDHTTVWSGTVIRERSEIGKHCIFHANVSIGADGFGYRPSEQGLTKIPHIGHVVIGNHVEIGANSCVDRGKFSATVLGDGCKIDNLVQIGHNSVLGRFCIMAGNSGLAGSVTLGDGVVIGGSASIKDHTTIHSGATVGAGSGVMNDVGPGKTVVGYPACDSRDMLKQWVALRKLGKS
- a CDS encoding EamA family transporter, encoding METKKQFPLIIAAFFAIYVIWGSTYLLNKIAVSELPPFLLAGIRFFTASILVFIIAALMGKSLRISLNQLKNTALAGFLFLSFGNGVVVWALKYVDSNFAALEISAQPLIVLLMMWILQGKKIQPMSLVGVGLGIIGIYLLINQDIVIEQENAWLGIGLIFLAMLAWAYGSLFVQGADFPRNYFVNTGYQMFTGGIMLGLMSLAFGEGWSNPLNWQPSTHWAMLLLIIFGSIVAFTSFNFLLKKVSPEKVATNTYVNPIVAMILGAYFLAEPITTQSIIAAFILLTGVYFINTKKKLVLLGRFRK
- a CDS encoding DUF4251 domain-containing protein, giving the protein MLIYRNICCFIFIITLVFSCGSVADKSASESSLKALNNLVTSRSVEIEADWAFPLMTQGITSVANSGLLLPGSNANRIDLMGNSNYLRIKGDSIDVSLPYFGERQIGGRYANSDVGIKVKGEAMEYQVEKEEKKNAYRIKFSLKDEIETLQFYVTLFPSGKASINVNSTHRSSIRYDGDAVPLLDD
- a CDS encoding lipopolysaccharide assembly protein LapA domain-containing protein — encoded protein: MKFKSFILIVFVILIVIFSVQNAEVTEVNFLIWKIAMSKVLVILGSFGIGVLVGILATIKKKISINKI
- a CDS encoding GIN domain-containing protein, which encodes MKINTVAIILLFFSAQVVLVAQKKPKIQGNKEVIQVSREILGTFNAVEIDDGLEVNLNAGTKNGFIMDLDSNLADIVQFFVVDSVLRVYTTHNITSKKKLDIYLNVTYLEHLMLKNDARVISKDPIRASRFYLVGYNSSQFELGIEADDVTVTLHRNAGGKLDIISENTTIIMNDRTDLKANLETKNVRVTVNNSADLKLDGEADYAAFNLKKSSTLDARKMQVSSADLYTSNSADVYVNASKNLEVYAQGSSNVYVYGNPNVEIKGFTDKSKIIKR
- a CDS encoding amino acid permease; translation: MDTNPSQLKKFGTFGGVFTPTLLTILGVIMYLRLGWVIGNAGLLGAWLIILISFAITLCTALSMSAITTNIRIGAGGAYAIVSQALGLEVGGSLGIPRYVSQGLAVTMYIFGFREGWLGIFPDHNPFLVDVLVFAILFGIAYVSANLAIKTQYIIMGIIVLSFISIIWAAYEGSMFQTNEEVLRFGSFQGSAENDFSGSDFWIVFAVFFPAATGIMAGANMSGELKNPKKSIPVGTLWAIGVSFVIYMALAYWLARSASEAELVSDYYVIVEKAAFGPLILAGILGATFSSALASIVGSSRILFAMGEHKVLPYSKFIAGQSANGQPRNAMIITGILIFATMLLRNLNAVAPLVTLFFLITYAMINIVVIIEQNLGLISYRPVFKIHRWVPWIGLITSVFAMFIINPSVSLLSVLIVFIVYWYLSRQNLETPFEDVRSGLFVSFAEWAAKHTWGMKKMQQRAWKPNLMVPVRDINGVKGIFEFLRNIAKPTGSIKLLGIEPYSEKSTLARQLAHLSESFIGKGVFSSWTVIHTAEFTKGINYASQALQGAFFRPNVIFLNLQEHDDYEKEVRPIIKESIRLETGVLLYVAHPTALLGERNMINVWLSDRQNNWSLGWDIGNLDLSLLIAYKLKTNWNARIRLITVISDPKEEENARNFLNSLINLARLPLTITEVFVGDFKNIAENAPSADLNIFGMEENLSFHFVKEMVYKTNSSCLFVKDSGHESILA
- a CDS encoding BBE domain-containing protein; this encodes MHLYPITGAAARVGAEDTPWAYRDAKYSGVIVGVDPDPRNAEKITKWCKDYWEGLHPHSSGGAYSNFMMNDEGQARVKASYKHNYDRLQKIKAKYDSGNLFRVNQNIVPAKAMV
- a CDS encoding nickel-binding protein; its protein translation is MPIYMDRHDIPDEIKPEHVAKMHQEDLKVQHLYGCKGMTYWCDSERHTAFCLIEAPNKEAIQEMHNHAHGEFPHQIIEVDEHLVESFLGRIEDPKKGENDDLLIIDDPAFRVIMVLEASNFINRLEGKQLSIFTQKFHQSATKAFEKHEGSIVRENDKSYLVSFRSVSNAVLCALKIQTKFKYSYPKIDSEHKRLKIGICPGMPVTDKEGIFSEAVFLATQMCELMKDEIIITSSVKAIYENENRNAVIDTNSIRVLKPREEQFLLRLVEFCELHWNSSRFNLTEMSRALGNSVSQIYRKLKKLSGKAPSVFMREYRLHKALELIHKQQGNISEIAFETGFNSAGYFAKCFRDKYGILPSKYAQLV